A single genomic interval of Zingiber officinale cultivar Zhangliang chromosome 4A, Zo_v1.1, whole genome shotgun sequence harbors:
- the LOC121973023 gene encoding proline-rich receptor-like protein kinase PERK2 yields the protein MEVRVLSLLLFFFFFLFFLCSSVSAARHLTVFIPLPKPSLLPPVSIQPPNPPRSSSLLPPKPGLPSKPMPSLLVSKPLKPSKFRLPPIPFLPRKKRTPTPSRLVTKPLKPSKSRLPPIPFLPRKKRTPTPSRLVASNPLLPSKSSLLPPIPFLPPKMQTPTPSLQPPKPLLPSAMIGLPQIPSFQPSPPAKP from the coding sequence ATGGAAGTCAGAGTCCTGTCgctgctcctcttcttcttcttcttcctcttcttcctctgctCCTCTGTTAGCGCCGCCAGGCACTTGACCGTCTTCATTCCTCTGCCTAAACCGTCGCTTCTTCCGCCCGTGTCTATCCAGCCTCCCAATCCCCCCCGGTCGTCGTCGCTTCTGCCACCGAAGCCAGGGTTGCCCTCGAAGCCGATGCCGTCGCTTCTGGTGTCGAAACCGCTGAAGCCGTCCAAGTTTCGCCTGCCTCCCATTCCCTTCCTGCCTCGGAAGAAGAGGACGCCGACGCCGTCGCGTCTGGTGACGAAACCACTGAAGCCGTCCAAGTCTCGCCTGCCTCCCATTCCCTTCCTGCCGCGGAAGAAGAGGACGCCGACGCCGTCGCGTCTGGTGGCGTCCAACCCACTGCTGCCATCGAAGTCGTCTCTCCTCCCTCCAATCCCTTTCCTGCCGCCGAAGATGCAGACGCCGACGCCGTCGCTCCAGCCGCCAAAGCCACTTTTGCCATCGGCGATGATCGGCCTCCCTCAGATTCCCAGCTTCCAGCCGTCGCCGCCGGCCAAACCATGA